In the genome of Coraliomargarita algicola, one region contains:
- a CDS encoding transposase — translation MKVRRTKVHGRDAVYHCMTRVVNGERLFQDREKEMLRKMIWQVADFCGVQVLTYCVMSNHFHVLLRVPDRQQVDDAELMRRYQVLYPKPTKYQAASVKVLRSQLEADSEEAQLLRAKLLARMGDVSEYMKAVKQRFSVWFNRNHKRYGTLWADRFKSVLVEGHGNPLQTMAAYIDLNPVRAGLVEDPKDYRFCGYAEAVASLGLISSGGTEDSKSKVDARMGCRAGLLHVWGDHLSSGAGLAEALMQHRQLIFGKRAADADLSEVERAAALKVLNEEGGQLPKSVMLRCRVRYFTDGAILGSAEFVRGFTGAWQMERGRKHPPKVNAMRGDWGGLAVIQGLRKQVFG, via the coding sequence TCGTCGCACAAAGGTTCATGGTCGGGATGCGGTTTATCATTGCATGACGCGGGTGGTGAATGGGGAGCGCTTGTTCCAGGATCGTGAGAAGGAGATGCTGCGTAAGATGATCTGGCAGGTGGCTGATTTTTGCGGGGTGCAGGTGCTGACTTATTGTGTGATGTCGAATCACTTTCACGTGCTTTTGCGTGTGCCGGATCGTCAGCAGGTGGATGATGCTGAGTTGATGCGCCGCTATCAGGTGCTGTACCCGAAACCTACCAAGTATCAGGCGGCTTCGGTCAAGGTGCTGCGCTCTCAGTTGGAGGCTGACTCTGAGGAGGCGCAGCTGTTGCGTGCGAAACTGTTGGCGCGGATGGGCGATGTCTCTGAATATATGAAGGCGGTGAAGCAGCGTTTTTCAGTCTGGTTTAATCGTAATCATAAGCGCTATGGCACTCTGTGGGCGGACCGTTTTAAGTCGGTCTTGGTCGAGGGGCATGGCAATCCGCTGCAAACGATGGCGGCTTATATTGATCTGAATCCGGTGCGTGCGGGGCTGGTGGAGGATCCTAAGGATTATCGTTTCTGCGGCTACGCGGAGGCGGTGGCGTCGCTTGGCTTAATTAGCTCAGGGGGCACAGAAGACTCCAAGTCGAAGGTGGACGCTCGGATGGGATGTCGAGCTGGTTTGTTACATGTTTGGGGTGACCACTTGTCGTCGGGAGCTGGTTTGGCAGAGGCCTTGATGCAGCATCGTCAGTTGATCTTTGGCAAGCGTGCGGCGGATGCTGACCTGTCTGAGGTGGAGCGTGCGGCTGCTTTGAAGGTGCTAAATGAAGAGGGCGGTCAATTGCCGAAGTCGGTGATGCTGCGCTGCCGGGTGCGTTATTTTACCGACGGTGCGATTCTGGGGTCGGCTGAGTTTGTACGCGGCTTTACGGGTGCGTGGCAAATGGAGCGTGGGCGCAAGCATCCTCCGAAGGTGAATGCGATGCGTGGTGATTGGGGTGGCTTGGCTGTGATTCAGGGGCTGCGCAAGCAGGTGTTTGGATGA
- a CDS encoding multidrug efflux RND transporter permease subunit, with amino-acid sequence MNFSHFFIKRPRFAIVISIVFTVLGILAFPTLPIAQYPEVAPPTVVVRASYAGATPETIANTVAAPIEQEINGVENMLYMSSNSTADGSLAITVTFELGTDLDQAQVLVQNRVAIAEPRLPEEVRSAGVTVTKNTPDILLVVQMMSPGGTYDNLYVSNYAITQVREQLRRIQGVGDVRLFGAREYSMRIWLNPEKLSSLSMIPSDVVAALREQNVQVAAGVIGQSPTSQGNAFQYNVSTLGRLDNETAFEDIVVKTGQNGEVVHLRDVARVELGAQDYGIVNYATKTPALAMPIFQRPGSNALETASAIRATMAELEKDFPDDLEYKIIYDPTQFIQQSIDEVQITLLQAILFVVLVIVIFLQSWRAAIIPFLAIPISLIGTFATMAIMGFSLNNLTLFGLVLAIGIVVDDAIVVVENIQRNIDEGKSPREAAFAAMSEVTGAVIATSLVMVAIFVPTAYIPGISGQFYQQFALTISGAVVISTIVSLSLSPALGAILLRPSNAPQDRFTRIYMFLFGWFFKGFNWFFDKFTRGYTGIIRRIVRFGFAAIIIYVGLLAVTWFGFGKVPVGFIPTQDQGYSIVVAQLPDGSSLQRTDELTRSIVDTIMTVDGIKGTVAFAGFNGASFTNSPNSAAIFTPFESFEERLESGRDSDTIIAELRQKLGGIQEAFVFVIPPPPVRGIGSGGGFKMQLRDRAGLGPAVLEQTAWKLAMAANAEPSITQTFTSYRSSVPQYYADVNRVKAKMLDVPLNNIFSTMQIYLGSLYVNDINLLGRTYRVTAQADTEFRDTPEDLYSLKTRNNNGDIVPLASLVELKNSSGPDRYVRYNLFSSAEVQGSTTPGYSSGDSIATMERLAAEILPPGMDYEWTDLAYQQKQAGGSTVVFLMAIAFVFLVLVAQYENWSLPLAIILIVPLSLSGAIGLVALRGFDNNILTQIGFIVLIGLAAKNAILIVEFAKQKQDEGMNRFDAAIEASRLRLRPILMTAIAFILGVVPLVFATGAGAEMRQALGTAVFGGMLGVTAIGIFMTPVFYVIIQKYAKSSHKASN; translated from the coding sequence ATGAATTTCTCTCACTTTTTTATTAAGCGTCCGCGCTTTGCGATCGTCATATCGATCGTATTCACCGTGCTCGGGATACTCGCATTTCCGACACTGCCCATCGCACAATATCCAGAAGTCGCGCCACCGACTGTAGTGGTGCGCGCCAGCTACGCCGGCGCCACTCCGGAAACCATCGCCAACACCGTGGCCGCGCCGATCGAACAAGAAATCAACGGTGTGGAAAACATGCTCTACATGTCTTCCAACTCCACGGCCGACGGCTCCTTGGCCATCACCGTGACTTTTGAGCTGGGCACCGATCTGGACCAAGCTCAAGTGCTAGTGCAGAATCGTGTGGCCATTGCGGAGCCTCGCCTGCCCGAGGAAGTTCGCAGCGCTGGCGTCACCGTTACCAAGAACACACCCGACATTTTGTTGGTGGTGCAAATGATGTCGCCGGGGGGCACCTACGATAATCTCTACGTCAGTAACTACGCGATCACTCAAGTGCGCGAGCAGCTGCGCCGCATTCAAGGCGTGGGCGACGTGCGCTTATTTGGAGCACGTGAGTACTCCATGCGCATCTGGTTGAACCCGGAAAAATTGTCCTCCTTGTCGATGATCCCCAGCGATGTAGTCGCAGCACTGCGCGAGCAAAACGTGCAAGTCGCCGCCGGTGTGATCGGGCAATCGCCCACCTCCCAGGGCAATGCTTTTCAATACAATGTCAGCACACTCGGCCGCCTCGACAACGAGACCGCATTTGAAGACATCGTCGTCAAAACAGGCCAGAACGGTGAAGTCGTACACTTACGCGACGTCGCTCGAGTCGAGCTAGGCGCACAAGACTATGGTATCGTCAACTACGCCACCAAAACACCCGCGCTCGCGATGCCGATCTTTCAACGTCCCGGCTCGAACGCATTGGAGACTGCGAGCGCAATACGCGCCACCATGGCTGAGCTGGAAAAAGATTTCCCAGATGATTTGGAGTATAAAATCATTTACGATCCCACCCAGTTCATTCAGCAGTCGATCGACGAAGTGCAAATCACCCTGCTTCAGGCCATCCTCTTCGTGGTCTTAGTGATCGTAATCTTCCTACAATCCTGGCGCGCCGCCATCATCCCCTTCCTCGCCATCCCGATCTCACTAATCGGCACCTTTGCCACCATGGCGATCATGGGCTTTTCCCTCAACAACCTCACACTCTTCGGACTCGTGCTCGCGATCGGCATCGTGGTGGACGACGCCATCGTGGTGGTGGAGAATATTCAGCGTAATATCGACGAGGGCAAGAGCCCACGCGAAGCCGCCTTTGCCGCCATGTCGGAAGTCACCGGTGCGGTAATCGCCACCTCCTTAGTGATGGTCGCGATCTTCGTGCCGACCGCCTACATTCCTGGCATCTCGGGTCAATTCTACCAACAGTTTGCGCTCACCATCTCTGGCGCCGTGGTGATATCGACCATCGTATCACTCAGCCTCAGCCCCGCACTCGGTGCCATTTTGCTGCGCCCGAGTAATGCGCCGCAGGACCGCTTCACTCGCATTTACATGTTCCTCTTTGGCTGGTTCTTCAAGGGCTTCAATTGGTTCTTCGATAAATTTACCCGCGGCTACACCGGCATCATTCGCCGGATCGTGCGCTTCGGCTTCGCCGCCATCATTATCTATGTCGGCCTACTCGCAGTCACCTGGTTTGGCTTTGGCAAAGTCCCGGTCGGATTCATCCCGACACAAGACCAAGGCTACAGCATCGTGGTGGCCCAGTTGCCCGACGGCTCCTCGCTGCAACGCACCGACGAACTCACGCGTAGCATCGTCGATACCATCATGACTGTCGACGGCATCAAGGGCACCGTCGCCTTTGCTGGCTTTAATGGTGCCTCCTTCACCAATAGTCCCAACTCCGCGGCCATTTTCACACCCTTCGAATCCTTCGAAGAGCGCCTCGAATCCGGACGCGATAGCGACACCATCATCGCCGAACTACGGCAAAAACTAGGCGGCATTCAAGAAGCCTTCGTCTTCGTCATCCCGCCCCCACCCGTGCGCGGCATCGGTAGCGGCGGTGGCTTTAAGATGCAACTGCGCGACCGCGCCGGACTCGGCCCCGCCGTGCTCGAACAAACCGCATGGAAGCTCGCTATGGCGGCCAATGCCGAGCCTTCAATCACGCAGACTTTTACCTCCTATCGCTCCTCGGTGCCGCAATACTACGCCGATGTGAACCGCGTCAAAGCCAAGATGCTGGATGTGCCACTCAATAACATCTTTAGCACCATGCAGATTTATCTCGGTTCACTCTACGTCAACGACATCAACCTACTCGGCCGCACCTACCGAGTGACCGCCCAGGCCGACACCGAGTTTCGCGATACACCCGAAGACCTCTACAGCCTCAAGACACGCAACAACAACGGCGACATCGTGCCACTCGCTTCCCTGGTCGAACTCAAGAACTCCTCTGGCCCCGACCGCTATGTGCGCTACAACCTATTCTCCTCAGCCGAGGTGCAAGGCTCCACCACACCCGGCTACTCCTCCGGAGATTCAATTGCCACCATGGAGCGACTCGCCGCCGAGATTCTGCCTCCCGGCATGGACTATGAATGGACCGATCTCGCCTACCAACAAAAGCAAGCCGGCGGCAGCACCGTCGTCTTCCTGATGGCCATCGCCTTCGTCTTCCTGGTGCTCGTGGCACAATACGAAAACTGGTCACTACCACTGGCCATCATACTCATCGTCCCCCTCAGTCTCAGTGGCGCCATCGGTCTCGTTGCCTTACGCGGATTTGACAACAACATCTTAACACAGATCGGCTTCATCGTACTCATCGGCTTAGCCGCCAAGAACGCCATTCTCATCGTTGAGTTTGCCAAACAAAAGCAAGACGAAGGCATGAACCGCTTCGACGCCGCAATCGAAGCTTCACGCCTACGCCTACGGCCTATTTTGATGACCGCCATCGCCTTCATCCTCGGCGTAGTCCCACTCGTATTTGCCACAGGTGCCGGTGCCGAAATGCGCCAGGCCCTAGGCACCGCCGTCTTCGGCGGCATGCTCGGCGTCACCGCGATCGGAATCTTCATGACACCCGTGTTCTACGTGATCATCCAAAAATACGCCAAGTCCTCACATAAAGCGTCCAATTAG
- a CDS encoding efflux RND transporter periplasmic adaptor subunit, producing MNKPLSLAVSTLALLATLVGCDNKAASPASPAANAALPVPVANPTQQHIAEYADYTGRLEAVEIVDVRPRVSGYIESIHFTEGQKVKAGDLLYVIDARPFQAQVNRLQAQVNQAEAARSLAKANLKRAEKLIEVNAISQEEADIRNSEALQAEADVAAAIASLEAAHLDLEFTQVIAPIDGIADRREVTVGNLVVASETELTTIVPHSPIYAYYEVDERAFLRSLRRYFNGESGGRHSDAQIPAWLGLDDEEGYPHQGIINFSSNQLNPNTATLTVRALFQNEDEFLTPGLFARIRVATTEKADRILIPDTAIGTDQTIKYVWALKDDNSVERRTLELGPTHEGLRIVRSGLSTEDRIIVSGIQFIRPGMTVDPQAAAQ from the coding sequence ATGAATAAGCCACTCTCCCTCGCCGTATCCACTCTAGCCTTACTGGCCACTCTCGTCGGCTGCGATAATAAAGCCGCCAGCCCCGCCTCCCCCGCTGCCAACGCAGCTCTGCCGGTGCCAGTCGCCAACCCCACGCAACAACACATTGCTGAGTATGCCGACTACACCGGTCGCCTGGAAGCGGTCGAAATCGTCGACGTGCGCCCGCGTGTGAGTGGCTACATCGAATCGATTCACTTCACTGAAGGACAAAAAGTAAAGGCCGGCGATCTGCTCTACGTGATTGATGCACGCCCATTTCAGGCACAGGTCAACCGCCTGCAAGCACAGGTCAATCAAGCCGAAGCTGCGCGTTCACTCGCCAAAGCAAACTTGAAGCGCGCTGAAAAGCTGATCGAAGTCAACGCGATCAGCCAAGAGGAGGCCGACATTCGTAACAGTGAAGCGCTGCAAGCGGAAGCCGATGTCGCCGCCGCCATCGCCTCGCTGGAAGCCGCTCACTTGGACCTCGAGTTCACGCAAGTCATCGCACCGATCGACGGCATTGCCGACCGCCGCGAAGTCACAGTGGGGAATCTGGTGGTCGCCTCAGAAACTGAACTCACGACCATCGTGCCGCACAGCCCCATCTACGCCTACTACGAAGTCGACGAACGTGCCTTCCTGCGCAGCCTGCGTCGCTATTTCAACGGTGAAAGTGGGGGCCGTCACTCCGATGCGCAAATCCCTGCTTGGCTGGGCCTCGACGATGAAGAGGGCTATCCACACCAGGGCATCATCAACTTCTCCAGTAATCAGCTCAACCCCAACACCGCCACACTCACTGTGCGTGCCTTGTTCCAAAACGAAGATGAATTCCTCACACCGGGGCTCTTCGCCCGCATACGTGTCGCCACCACGGAAAAAGCCGACCGTATCCTCATTCCCGATACAGCGATCGGCACCGACCAAACCATCAAATATGTCTGGGCACTCAAAGACGACAACAGTGTCGAGCGCCGCACACTCGAGCTAGGCCCCACACATGAGGGTCTACGCATCGTGCGCTCGGGCCTAAGCACCGAAGACCGTATCATTGTAAGCGGCATCCAATTCATCCGTCCAGGCATGACGGTGGATCCACAAGCGGCGGCTCAATAA
- a CDS encoding efflux transporter outer membrane subunit, with protein MTVLSLVLSGCAVGPDFAQPEPATPQAYTQPTPSVEIDVKHWTELFADVQLTQLVSQARAHNHSLNALYQRTRQSRALIRQEQAGRRPQVDADRTYARYKDSEALGNTGDAEDAYNASLTLGWELDLFGRVARLVEAAEADAAASEAAYQDLLLITETDVAINYFRLRAIEREVQSVQRSVETRRESLEIVKKRYENGAVSDLDVAQSETLLAQSEADLASLLRSRDTRKNALAVLTGQAAPDFSIQVTALTGKPVDAPAGLPSELLQRRPDIRLAEQNLRAANARIGVAKGNFFPRITLGASGGFAASAASDWFKAGSELYSFGPNINLPLFQGGRLRADLSRSEYAYAEAAANYEQTVVEAFAEVEDALSGWRHLSVQRAALERAAHASARAQTISDNQYRNGIVDFISSLDSERTALEAERSLAQIIGDEYENSIRLIRAIGGNWN; from the coding sequence ATGACTGTCCTATCGCTCGTGCTTTCCGGCTGCGCGGTGGGGCCCGATTTCGCCCAGCCTGAGCCCGCCACGCCCCAGGCATACACACAGCCGACTCCCTCGGTTGAAATCGACGTGAAGCACTGGACAGAGCTCTTCGCCGATGTGCAACTCACGCAATTAGTGAGCCAGGCGCGTGCCCACAATCACAGCTTGAATGCGCTCTATCAGCGCACACGACAGTCGCGTGCGCTCATTCGGCAAGAGCAGGCTGGCCGACGCCCTCAAGTGGATGCAGACAGGACCTACGCACGCTACAAAGATTCGGAGGCACTGGGCAATACTGGCGATGCGGAGGATGCCTACAATGCCTCACTCACCTTAGGATGGGAGCTGGACCTCTTCGGTCGTGTGGCACGCTTAGTCGAAGCCGCCGAGGCGGATGCCGCGGCCAGCGAGGCCGCCTATCAAGATCTACTCCTGATCACCGAAACCGACGTAGCGATCAACTACTTCCGCCTACGCGCCATCGAGCGCGAAGTGCAATCCGTACAACGCAGTGTCGAAACACGCCGTGAATCACTGGAAATCGTTAAAAAGCGCTATGAAAATGGAGCCGTCAGCGACCTCGATGTCGCACAGTCTGAGACGCTGCTAGCACAATCGGAAGCGGACCTGGCCAGCCTGCTGCGCTCGCGCGATACTCGCAAAAATGCGCTGGCGGTCTTGACGGGACAAGCGGCCCCGGATTTTTCGATTCAAGTCACCGCGCTCACTGGCAAACCCGTAGACGCGCCCGCTGGCCTGCCCTCGGAACTGTTGCAGCGCCGCCCCGACATCCGTCTGGCCGAACAAAACTTACGCGCAGCCAACGCACGTATCGGCGTGGCCAAGGGAAACTTCTTCCCACGCATCACCCTGGGCGCCAGCGGTGGCTTCGCCGCCTCGGCAGCGAGCGATTGGTTCAAGGCCGGTTCCGAACTTTACAGCTTCGGCCCCAATATCAACCTGCCGCTCTTCCAAGGAGGACGCCTACGCGCCGATCTCAGTCGCAGTGAATATGCCTACGCTGAAGCGGCCGCCAACTATGAGCAAACCGTAGTGGAAGCCTTTGCCGAAGTGGAAGACGCACTCTCGGGCTGGCGTCACCTCTCCGTGCAACGCGCCGCTCTGGAGCGCGCGGCACACGCTTCCGCACGCGCGCAAACGATATCCGACAATCAATACCGCAATGGTATCGTCGACTTCATCTCCTCGCTCGACTCCGAGCGCACCGCATTGGAGGCCGAACGTAGCCTAGCCCAGATCATCGGCGACGAATACGAAAACTCCATTCGCCTCATCCGGGCGATCGGCGGCAACTGGAACTAA
- a CDS encoding TetR/AcrR family transcriptional regulator, with protein MGRTSNAKNQLLDAMVLLMWERSYGSLTIDVICEKAEVKKGSFYYFFKSKLDLGIAAMDHVWTQIQPRLDATFSPSRPPLERLARKLQEAYERTQQVAAEHGCVLGCPFFNIGAEISTIEPELADKVNQMLSRFQRYFEATITEAVANGDIPEMDTKEATRILFNLYEGMITQARMKNDPEILKDLPVAAARILRIQQLPEISVA; from the coding sequence ATGGGACGAACAAGTAATGCCAAAAATCAACTCCTCGACGCGATGGTGCTCCTGATGTGGGAACGCAGCTATGGCTCGTTGACGATTGATGTCATCTGCGAAAAGGCAGAGGTCAAAAAGGGTAGCTTTTATTACTTTTTCAAGTCCAAGCTCGATCTCGGTATCGCCGCAATGGACCATGTGTGGACTCAGATCCAACCTCGCCTAGATGCGACTTTTTCACCCTCGCGCCCGCCCTTGGAGCGCCTGGCCCGTAAACTCCAGGAAGCTTACGAGCGCACCCAGCAAGTCGCGGCCGAACATGGCTGCGTCTTGGGCTGCCCCTTCTTTAACATCGGCGCCGAGATCTCAACCATCGAGCCGGAGCTAGCCGATAAGGTGAACCAGATGCTAAGCCGCTTCCAGCGCTACTTCGAAGCGACCATCACGGAGGCGGTCGCCAATGGAGATATCCCTGAAATGGATACCAAAGAAGCCACACGTATTCTGTTTAACCTCTATGAGGGTATGATTACCCAAGCGCGCATGAAAAACGACCCGGAGATACTCAAGGATCTTCCCGTCGCAGCCGCCCGTATCCTCCGCATTCAACAGCTGCCAGAAATCTCAGTCGCCTAA
- the lipA gene encoding lipoyl synthase — MDNRKPEWLRAKLPTSREYKEVREIVDTNDLHTVCKSAQCPNMGECWSRGTATVMILGNICTRSCRFCAIQTGRPTELDLGEPARVAESIARMNLRHAVITSVARDDLKDGGASVWAATIRAVHHRSPECAVEVLTADFRGQQEYLDVVLDACPDIFNHNLETVERLQRPIRKTARYDRSLWVLQHAKSRGFITKSGIMLGIGEKEDEIKQVLTDMVQAGVDILTIGQYLQPSKKHVNIDRWVTPEEFKRWKEFALEIGFGACESGPMIRSSYHADKQSDMFDVRARRRQMLADQAAQKEAALAEA, encoded by the coding sequence ATGGATAACCGAAAGCCAGAATGGCTCCGAGCCAAGCTCCCTACGAGTCGCGAATATAAGGAAGTGCGCGAGATTGTTGACACCAACGATCTGCACACAGTCTGTAAGAGTGCCCAATGCCCTAACATGGGTGAATGCTGGTCCCGCGGCACTGCCACCGTGATGATTCTCGGTAATATTTGCACCCGATCCTGTCGCTTCTGTGCGATTCAAACCGGTCGCCCCACCGAGCTCGACCTCGGCGAGCCCGCGCGTGTCGCCGAATCCATCGCCCGCATGAACCTCCGCCATGCCGTCATCACCTCAGTCGCTCGCGACGATTTGAAAGACGGCGGCGCCTCCGTCTGGGCCGCCACCATCCGCGCAGTACACCATCGCTCCCCCGAGTGCGCAGTCGAAGTGCTCACCGCCGACTTCCGCGGCCAACAAGAATACCTCGACGTGGTGCTCGACGCTTGCCCTGATATTTTCAACCATAACCTTGAAACGGTGGAGCGCCTACAACGCCCCATCCGCAAGACCGCCCGCTACGATCGCTCGCTCTGGGTACTGCAACACGCCAAGTCACGTGGATTTATTACTAAGTCCGGCATCATGCTGGGTATCGGCGAGAAAGAAGACGAAATCAAACAAGTCCTCACCGATATGGTCCAAGCCGGTGTCGACATCTTGACGATCGGACAATATCTACAGCCCTCGAAGAAACACGTGAATATCGATCGCTGGGTCACACCCGAGGAGTTTAAGCGCTGGAAGGAATTTGCTCTGGAAATCGGCTTCGGTGCCTGCGAGTCCGGCCCGATGATTCGCTCCTCCTACCATGCGGACAAACAATCCGACATGTTCGATGTGCGCGCCCGTCGCCGCCAAATGCTGGCGGACCAAGCTGCGCAAAAAGAAGCAGCGCTCGCCGAAGCTTAA
- the lipB gene encoding lipoyl(octanoyl) transferase LipB — protein MRILCLQHVPFEGPAAIADWAHSRGHSLHCHRLFESAPLPTIDRFDLLLIMGGPMNIYEVEAHPWLIAEKALIVSAIAAGKYVVGICLGGQLIADALGASVTKGPQVEIGWYPIQPEETTPAWLELPTDLRVLHWHGDRFELPDGAIRIASSAACPNQSFLYNERVLAWQCHLETTHESLTALIGNCTDELENDGPFVMSAEQLLAEPPQTYARMRQVLFNILDGMTAPLEVLDWGRTDYEEAFARQKERVDLRRSGRCPDALIFTEHAPVYTMGMRKDAAQHLIWAQAECARQGISIVQSNRGGDITYHGPGQIVGYPILSLRHQRDLHAYLRNLEEVVIRTLATYGLKSARREGKTGIWLDNQRKICAIGVAVRSWISYHGFALNVNPDMTHFNGIVPCGITDGTVTSLANELDKDVNIADVKARLAVEFETIFGNTAPQDG, from the coding sequence ATGCGTATTCTATGTCTCCAACACGTGCCATTCGAAGGGCCTGCCGCCATCGCAGACTGGGCCCACTCGCGCGGACACAGCCTCCACTGCCACCGACTCTTCGAATCAGCTCCACTGCCCACCATCGATCGTTTCGATCTATTATTAATCATGGGCGGGCCGATGAATATTTACGAAGTTGAAGCGCATCCATGGCTTATCGCCGAAAAAGCTCTGATAGTTTCAGCCATCGCCGCAGGTAAATATGTGGTCGGCATTTGCCTGGGCGGACAACTGATTGCAGACGCGCTGGGCGCCAGCGTCACGAAGGGGCCGCAAGTGGAGATCGGCTGGTATCCAATCCAGCCCGAGGAAACGACTCCCGCATGGCTCGAACTGCCCACAGACCTGCGCGTGCTACACTGGCACGGTGACCGCTTCGAACTCCCGGATGGAGCCATCCGTATCGCCTCCAGCGCCGCCTGCCCCAATCAAAGTTTCCTCTATAACGAGCGCGTCTTAGCCTGGCAGTGCCACCTGGAGACCACTCACGAAAGCCTCACCGCGCTGATCGGAAACTGCACCGACGAGCTAGAAAACGACGGTCCATTCGTCATGAGCGCGGAGCAATTGCTGGCCGAGCCGCCCCAGACCTACGCCCGGATGCGCCAGGTGCTCTTTAATATATTGGATGGCATGACCGCACCGCTGGAAGTGCTGGACTGGGGCCGCACCGATTACGAAGAGGCCTTTGCCCGTCAAAAAGAACGCGTCGACTTAAGGCGTTCCGGGCGCTGCCCCGATGCACTGATATTCACCGAACACGCCCCCGTCTATACCATGGGCATGCGCAAAGATGCCGCTCAACACCTCATTTGGGCTCAGGCCGAATGCGCTCGCCAGGGCATCAGTATCGTGCAGTCCAACCGCGGCGGCGACATCACCTACCACGGCCCCGGGCAAATCGTCGGCTACCCCATCCTCTCTTTACGCCACCAGCGCGACCTCCACGCCTACCTTCGGAATTTAGAGGAAGTCGTCATCCGGACTTTAGCCACTTATGGGCTAAAAAGCGCTCGCCGCGAGGGCAAGACCGGCATCTGGCTCGACAACCAACGCAAAATTTGTGCCATCGGTGTGGCCGTGCGCTCCTGGATCAGCTACCATGGCTTCGCCCTCAATGTAAATCCTGACATGACGCACTTTAACGGCATCGTCCCCTGCGGTATTACAGATGGCACGGTGACTTCACTCGCTAATGAACTCGATAAGGATGTGAACATAGCAGACGTAAAAGCGCGATTAGCAGTTGAATTTGAAACAATTTTTGGGAACACTGCGCCACAAGATGGATAA